One Psilocybe cubensis strain MGC-MH-2018 chromosome 9, whole genome shotgun sequence genomic window, acaaagaacTAACTCGGGTGGGGTAGCAAAATTAGCATTGTTCGTACCCGATGCATCCTGCACCGAAATCAACACGCGGTCGTTCTGCCTCCCGCCCTTGTTGAAATTCGACAACTGAAAATTGAACGCGGCCTCGGTGAACCCATACCGGTACGCAAAGTCATGAACGGCGTTGGCCACAAAGAAAGCGTTGGTGCGGGCGGCGTTGACGTTTGTGGGATCGATAGGTTGCTTGTTGTCGTCGTAAACGGCATTGAAGTTAAGCCCGGCGGAGGTCTGTACAGAAACTCTTTGGTCTTTGAAGGCGAGGACGTTATTTCCCCTGATATGAAAAGGCGAAGTGCGTTAATTGCGTTTTCAAGGTTTCGGATGAATGCGAAAGCCTACGAGGTGGTGGAAGAGTTTCCGTTCCCGATGCTATGCCATCCGAAAGGGGACGCCTCTGGATCTTCAGGATCTCTGATGTTCTCGACACCATCTTCAAAGCTCACTTTCGTCAAGGGAAGAGCAGTGTACTGCACGTTCGAAGACCGATACCTCTCTTTAGGGACATCATTTTTTGCGATTCTAAAATAAACTCACCGAAGCATCATTGACGAAGTCCGTCACACTCAACAATTCCCCTGAATGCGCATCAATATATGCCTCGTACCACGCATTCGTCTCCTCGTTCTGGATCTGCACGACATGAGTCAGTGCGACAGAGCCATCAGCGCGGGCAAGATATTCGAGCGTCGTGTTGAACCCATTGTACTTTCCCTCCAGCACCTCCTCAACCTGTGGGAGAACGGAGCGCCAGCTAACGGTAGGTGAGGCTGGCGCAATCTTCGCAGCCTTCGTGTCAACGAAGGAGGAGCCGTAGGAGACAACGGTGTCTCCGTTGAAGGCGACATTGGCGACGGCATTGGCTAGGGGTATGCCGTTCTGGTTAATGtcaaagaaggaaagggacTGTTGAGACTATTTAGTTTCTAGCAAATCAAGTAGAACATACGATAGACTGCTTGAGGTAAGCAACGCGGTTGGCGCCAGCCTCGAACCCAGATCTCCAAGCAACATTGTCGGAACTGATGCCCAACGAGTTAACATAAGCGAATGCAGAGTCCTTCAAAGGGTTTGCGGAAGCGACGAGAGAATTTCCAGAGGGAATCGTAACACCGTCGTCACCAAAAGTCTAACAAAAAATGAGAGCAATGATGTCAGTAAGATATGATAAAAATAGGTTTGACGCGCATCCGTAGACGAGGCCATATTGATCGGTGGGAAGCGGCAAGCGGAGATTCGAAGCTGTCAACTCACTTTAAAGGTTGACTTGGGGTGATAGCTCTCGACTTTGAGACTTCTCTTTCCGATGTATCGGGTGTGGTGAGTGGAATGGCGTGCATGGAGTGGCCAAGGGGCGGCCTCAACAGTCACGCTGAGCACAGCAGCCACAATGATcgtagagaagaaagagcCAGTGAATGAAACCATTTTCGAAACGGCAGGTATATATGTGCTTGGAAAAAATGAACTGCGAAATTaaggaagaaggaaaaggggCACGACCGAGCGTGTTAAAGAAAAATGAGGGACAGAAAAGAAATAAGATGGATGGAAGGAAGGTGGAGAGGAGAACGGAGGGTAGGGGCGCCAGCGGGGCATTGGATGACCATGTTATATAGGCCCGCGAGCAATAATCTGGTCTTCAGGAGTAGAAAGTCTGGGCATAGACATAATCTCAGAAGATGAAAGGGATACCCAAGGGAAGTTCGCAACTTGTAACAAAAGTGTTCTGAATTTGAAGGGTCCTCATGGTTGTACCGATACGATTTCGGTTGCCAGGTCAACTCTTCTGTTGGGCTTCACaactcatcgtcatcatcagaCTGGCATTTTGTATCGGTCTTTCGCTTTGAAGGTCAAAAGCCATAGGAACTGGAGTACAAATATATGCAGGTGTAAGCAACATGATTCCCAGCGTCAGAAAAAGTTTTCACACCTTTTGCCACACACATCGTTGTTCAATGAACCCGTTTAGACGCACCACTAAAAGGGGCTCCATGGAGGCAAATTTCATCACGTTGTCATTTAGTTACGCTGACCTTCCAATAAAGGCTTGGCATCGCCCGCTTATTTCTGCTGCGGAAAAACGCTGAAGGCTGGAGAAGTTAAAACAAAAAATGTAGTTTCCTTTGGGTCTCGCGTAGTATATTTTTGAAGTAATCTTGTATGCGTCAGGTTTCAAGTAAATTGCTTACCACAGTACAT contains:
- a CDS encoding Extracellular metalloproteinase MEP, with the translated sequence MVSFTGSFFSTIIVAAVLSVTVEAAPWPLHARHSTHHTRYIGKRSLKVESYHPKSTFKTFGDDGVTIPSGNSLVASANPLKDSAFAYVNSLGISSDNVAWRSGFEAGANRVAYLKQSINGIPLANAVANVAFNGDTVVSYGSSFVDTKAAKIAPASPTVSWRSVLPQVEEVLEGKYNGFNTTLEYLARADGSVALTHVVQIQNEETNAWYEAYIDAHSGELLSVTDFVNDASYTALPLTKVSFEDGVENIRDPEDPEASPFGWHSIGNGNSSTTSGNNVLAFKDQRVSVQTSAGLNFNAVYDDNKQPIDPTNVNAARTNAFFVANAVHDFAYRYGFTEAAFNFQLSNFNKGGRQNDRVLISVQDASGTNNANFATPPDGQSGICRMFIWNLTPPVNRDGSLENDIIIHELTHGITNRMTGGGTGRCLQTLESGGLGEGWGDAMANWMAQKSAQTTNFAVGAYVTGDARGIRSAPYSTSKATNPLTYASLRNLNQVHEIGEVWANMLHNVYAALVAEKGFSADKLTNPDGPEGNIVFMRLFMDALSLQPCNPTFIEARDAWLQADQNRFGGANKCTVARAFASRGLGIRASSAFTDDATLPDGC